The window GTAGGAAGATTCATGgttgaaaatttattttgattaagCCGAAGTTGCAGTATTTTGTAAATGTGCATGGtgcaagaaagaaatttaatcAACTGGGATTTCTGTGGGGGAAGTATCTACAAGTACAGGATTCAGAGCACATGAATGAACAGATTAGAGAAACTAGTGACACCCTTTCTGGCAACCGTCATTGGTTGCCTCATCAGAGGCCTTTACCCAGAGTTCTTGAGGAAGAAGCATCCAGGTCCCTGGCTGTAAGGTGTGCCTGGTGTTTCTCACCGAGGCTGGGACTGATGTTACCTTTGTGTGaagggaaaggtcattacccttcgagcctgcgcagtggattttttaggtgagacacagcgtgcgctgaactgagcccaccctttaatactaaggttcatctgctgaGGCCGAGCgaagcttggacggtggcagtgaggtccccaggacgtaggtttgtttagagtgaccttctcttagatggatggccttacagggctgatgagctccatctgcccggaggcgttccctgaccgggaatcgaacctgGGCCATGGCGGGGAGAACGCCTCATCCcaaccactagaccaccaggggcCCCCTTTGTGTgaaggatgtgtgtttgaattgATGTGTTGAGTAATCAGACGAAGGAGCTGTGGAAAGAGATTAACAGACTACACTGTGAGGCAGGAGGAACAGAAGAGGAACAGGAATAATGTAGAAATGGCCATCTGAACTACTCATGCTGGACGGCCTTTACAATTACTGGGGGGAAGAAGTACAACTACTGTGCAATTCAACATCCTAAAAAATCTAATCAGACTAAACATCTGAAACAATTCAATAAACTATCGCTCTAATTCAATTGCTCTAAAATTGCCTATTGCTCTCCACTGACTGTTTAAGAAGTCTAGGACGATTGTTTCAGTTGTCTAAATCTTGCATTTCTAAAGCTACTTACATGactctttttctcctgaaatcccatattttaataataattggAGTACTGATACTAGGAAGCAAGTCCATGAATACCCTTCTATCTCTTTACCTTACCATAGGGTCtaaaaaagtctaaaaaaagcaccaaaaaaccAAGTGTAAGGTCCACTGCTATATGGAAACTGTGAGTTCCATAGATTTTCTTTAACAATTAAACCCCTAGAAGTCTAAGAGGTCTACAGTTTCAAACGTATTTCTTCATAGGAGTAACATACATGATACATGTGATGACAAATCATGTCATTGTCCGGTGGAGGGCttcaaagatgatgaagggaccGGAGCATCTCTCTAcggctgagggagttgggtctggtcagcctcaagaagactgagaggggatctccTCTATGTATATAAGTATCTTCAGGGAGGgtgtcagaggatggaccaggctctgctcagtggtgccctgcaataggacaaggagtaacaggcagaaactgatgcattGAATCCACCTGAATGTGAATATTCCAcctgaaaatgaggaagaacttcctaGGATGCATATTAATAGAAATGTCCCTTCAGGCTGTCAAGTCAAGCCTGGAGAAGGAGATCTCAAGCCTTATGGGTGTGGTTTGTCTTTATCTCATGATGTTTTGGGCACATAAACACTAATCATTTGGAATGTAACCTGACTTCAGATACAGACGTCTATTTGCAGGTGTGTACAAGCCGCTGGATGTCTGAATTCCCAACAGAGTCAAAATGAATCAATCCATGAGTGGAACCTGGTGACCAAATCTACTGCAAAAGTGTATCTGGCATCTATAGTGCACAGTGACAGCTTAGACACCAACTTGAAGTGTAGATATTTGGATATTCTAATgactaaataaaaatgttcagtgTAATTTTACATGTCCAGATATTGCATCTGCTCTACAAATGCCATTCCAAAACAATATGAGCCTTTTATAATGATTGTAACTCCCAGAAATGTCATATCTAATCTATTAGGAATCCATGCTTATAATCACTTGATAGATATTGAACCATCATTCATAGACTATAAGTCCAAGATTAAATCAATTGTTCCTGAAGAACAgaatttctaaatttattttaaaatctctatCTATCCCACCTTTAATGACTACCACTAAATCACTCCTATTTACCTTTGGTATGGTGAAAGTAAAGATACAATTAAAACAACAGTCCACCCTCtccattataaaaaaaattagacactGAGAAATCCGTCTATAATTGCAAATATCACGCCCTTGGATGAACTGGAGAGCTACAGAAGAATCTTTTTTAAGTGACCCAAGAGTATGGATGAAGAACTGCAAGTATCTCAAGGGGAACTTCAGCAGCTTCAAATACTTCATCACTTTTAAgatacttctatttttttttaaattttgccttTCATAAGCAATCTTCACAAAACATTCACAGAACAAAGACTGAGGAGCACCAGATACACATCTTGAAAAAGGGTCACAAAATCATTTAAAGCCTGGATAGTAGAAGTGTatcctttaaaagaaagaagccGCTGGTGAAGCAAGCTGGTGGATTTCTTAGTCTGTAGTAAGTTTTGCTTTCCATTCATCTCAGGACTTTTGGCAACACAGTAATGGaatatgtggggaaaaaagaatctgGTGCCTGCAAATGACCTCCAGCAGCTATGGGAGCAACTATGAGAGCTGTTTGGTGTTTTGGTGAGGCAACTAACTTGCCTTCTCTTCAAATATATGGAAGACAgcttcctttcttcttgctgTTATGAATTGTGTTCATTTGGCTTCTCTAATTTGTGGATTTTTGTATTCAGTGTGGAATTCATTTACCTTCACTAGGCATATTTGAACAGGACTCCAGGTTCAATTTATGATAAGAATCCATTGCTTATAAAAAACACTGCCTGGGTACATTTTACACAGTTTAGAATTTCCTTGCTATCTTCTGATCATCACTGCAGAACGGTTTGGGTCTCCTATAGATCCTGAGTCATATCTGAAAAATGCCTTTGATTACTTAAGGTATATGAGAAGAAATGGAAAGCTCATCCTTAAGCCAGTGAATCTCACCTCTATAGTCTCCAAATTCATAGTTGCAGAAGATCATTCATCTTCTAAAAGAGAAACTTGTGAAACgtagaaatatttctttctggagGAAGTTATTTGCCTCCATTTCCAATGAAATATTAGATTTATTCTCCCAGACTTCAATGAGTGACCTTTATATCCTTAAATTAGGCCACGCAAATCCTACCTTTTCAGTCATGGAGTGCAAAGCTTTCTagttaatatataatatataataatatgtCCTAATAACATATCATAATAGTCtataatagaaatattaaagGCAAAAACCATATATGAAATAATGGGTTTTGATACAAATTCTATACAAAACAGTCTGCTCTTCATATATAAAAAGATTTAGCCAAGACTtggtataaaatatttataacaatgactctaaaattaaagaaaggtCTTTGAGGCAGATATGCAATTTtgcacacctttttttttccgaTAACAGTCTCAGAACTCATAACCAGTGCTCAGTAATTTCCTGGGCCCTGTATTATAACTTGAATTATATCTccttttcccaaagaaatttACTAAACATTTTTaggaaataaatgtaaattCATGAAAATTTATTGTTCTCAGCTCTTTCAGTAAAATCAGAATCCTGAACATTACTCTTTTGTTCAAAAAGTCAGAAACAGGTAAAACACAATTTTCTGCAgatagaaaggaaaagaaaaagaaaaaaagtttgtttatTTAAGAATTTCTTCAGTATGTGGAAGAAGTTTCCTTTCAAAATCCTAACATAGCATCTAACACTCTTTCTTACAGTTCAACATCTCcactctttctttcctccccatAAGCTGAAGTGTTCTTGGGAATTATCTGGAAATTCCTTTTACTGAACAAGAATTTACAGTGAAAAATACCACTACAACCATCTGAAACAATGCAAATATTCTGTTGCATTTCCAcactaaattaatatttctccatttttttctcagggCTCTTTTCACCTCCTCATTCCTCCAACTATAAATAGTAGGATTCAATAAAGGAGTCACCACAGAATAAGAAAGTGAGAGGAATTTATCAACAGATGCAGAATAGGTGTATTTTGGCCGCAAATACATGGAGCTTACTGTACCATAAAAAAGAATCACAACTAAAAGATGTGAGGAGCAAGTAGAAAATGCTTTCTGCTGGCTTTCAGCTGATGACATCAGAAGAATTGTGGAAATTATGCGACTATATGAATAAATGATCAACAAGAAGGGACACAAAATAGCAAAGACAGCCACCACAATGACTTGAATTTCACTTGGGAAAGTGTTACCACAAAGCAGGTCCAAGAGGGGTTGAATCTCACAGAAAAAGTGATTGATGGCAAAACCACAGAAGGGTAAGTTGAATGTTATGATGGTGTGTACCAAGCCTACAGCAGCTCCACAAATGTAAGTTCCAGCAACCAGACTTTTGCAGACTCTACTGTTCATGACAATAGTGTAATGCAAGGGGCAACATATTGCCACGTAACGGTCCAGTGACATGGCAGCCAAGAGGAAACATTCAGCAActccaaagaaaaggaagaaaaacatttgcgTTGCACATCTTGCCTTGGAGATACCTATTGTTCCCACCATCAGATTCTCAAGAATATTTGGTATTATGACTGACAAATAGCAGATATCCAAACAGGACAGCTGAGTGAGGAAGAAATACATGGGGGAATGAAGGGTGTTATCACCATTCATTGTCAAAGCTATCACTGCGTTAGCCATCAAGGTGAGAATATAAAGAGATAATAAAACTACAAAGAGCAAAGGATGCAAATGAGAGATTTCAGAAAAACCCAGGAGTCTGAATTCACTCACTTCACTGAAGTTCCCAAGAATCATCCCTCTCTGGTACCTAGTAGAACTATTCTCTCTTCGTTTTTGCACTCAGTAGTTGATGACGTAGTAAACAGACAGGCAAATTGGCAATCCAAATACCACTGCCTGATTGAATAGGCAAAAGGATGAGTAGAATTTAGAAATTATCAAGATTTTGAGAAGGTCTTCTGAAGAGATTAAGTGGTCTTATGCAAATgtttttgtctctatttttgACTGAGGCTTCTTTTCATAGCACTGCCTTCAAAGTTTGCGTATTTACTAGTGTCTTCAATGCTCAGCTACAGTTTTTACCCTGCAgaacaaggggggaaaaaaaagcaaatattttttatggaCTAATCAGTTCAAGTTCCAACAGCATCAGTAGCAACATTTGAATATAACAAAGATAATTTCACTGTTATTTAAGTGATCTACTCTGGGGATGCATGCAAGGTCAATTGGTCCAAAGCATCTTGTGACTGTACTCATGGCTAGGCTATACAGCATGAAAAGGGTTAAAGGGCCCTTACAAGAGACAGGCTTTGCATGCACAAGGATTTACTTGTGGCATACACAGCTTACGGCAGTCATGTATTCTGGAGTTACCTTGTGGGGAGCGTggtggaaaagaggaagaaaaaagtcctAAATCATGAGGTCTCCAGAAAAACATTCTACTCTGAGCATTCTGCAGTGAATAAGGAGAGGTGTTTTTCCCCAGCACTAtatcctatatatatatatttatgaagtCCACTGAGACTTGCTAATGCTGATTACAGCAATAAAGCATAGTTGTTACTCACAGGTTGGTTACTAACTATGGTGTATGTATATTAGTTGATTCACAGACACTCTTTTTGGTCTCTCCAGTTTTAGATAATTTGGAATACACTTCTATATAAACCTAGATGTTCTCATGCGACATCAAGAGTTGTCTTTGACTTTGAAACAATTACTATTACTTCATAATTATCACCAAATTAGTGAGACAGTAGTCACGTAAGCTTGTCATATTTATGCTTTCTCAACAAAATTTGAAGGTGAAGCAGAGGTACAGTCCACATTCATATGGGACTGTAAATCCTGCTGAGATAGGAATGGAAGGCTGCAAGTTACAAGTGATCACAAATCACTTCAATAAAACTGTCAACTTTGTAAAGGTCTTGGCCAGAGTCAGTCATCTAGAGTACCTTTATAGCCTCTGGGGAGAGAGATCCTCTTAATCTTTACAGTATACCAGAATCAGGCGAAACAAGCCATAGAAGTGCCTGTTTTTCTCCATTGACTATAAAAGATATTCAGACCCCCAAACCAAGAATGCAGACACAGAATTATCATCAACTTTGTCATCTAAACCTAGAGGACCTGCACCTTAGGACAACTTTGTGGGTATGTGCAGGGAGATGATAAATTGCAAAGCAACATATGAAGACCATGAGTGCACAAAAAGGCCTTAACGACCCTGCCCTATGGTCTCCAGCCGTACTCTCTGTCCACAGACCCATGATCTTCATTTAAAATCACTTCAGCTTATATTGACCCTGAGCAGGAGACCGTTA is drawn from Pseudopipra pipra isolate bDixPip1 unplaced genomic scaffold, bDixPip1.hap1 HAP1_SCAFFOLD_182, whole genome shotgun sequence and contains these coding sequences:
- the LOC135408101 gene encoding olfactory receptor 10C1-like; translation: MILGNFSEVSEFRLLGFSEISHLHPLLFVVLLSLYILTLMANAVIALTMNGDNTLHSPMYFFLTQLSCLDICYLSVIIPNILENLMVGTIGISKARCATQMFFFLFFGVAECFLLAAMSLDRYVAICCPLHYTIVMNSRVCKSLVAGTYICGAAVGLVHTIITFNLPFCGFAINHFFCEIQPLLDLLCGNTFPSEIQVIVVAVFAILCPFLLIIYSYSRIISTILLMSSAESQQKAFSTCSSHLLVVILFYGTVSSMYLRPKYTYSASVDKFLSLSYSVVTPLLNPTIYSWRNEEVKRALRKKWRNINLVWKCNRIFALFQMVVVVFFTVNSCSVKGISR